The following is a genomic window from Bubalus bubalis isolate 160015118507 breed Murrah chromosome 6, NDDB_SH_1, whole genome shotgun sequence.
ttcccgggttgggaagatctcctggagaagggaacggctactcactccagtattctggcctggagaattccatggacagaggagcctggtgggctacagtccatggggtcgcaaagagtcagacatgactaagcaaccttcactttcactttcacccctgGACCTTACAGCCCTCTTCTATAAGAGTGGGGGTTAGCAACCCTAGATTGCAGGCTTGGTGCGAGGATTAAATAAAGCATGTGTGAGTGTCTACTCAGGCCTCACACATGGTAGGCACTCAATGAGATCTGGTTGCCCAGGGAAACAGGATGGGGGTGTTTCTCCATCTAATGAGCGCCTGACATGTGCTGGGGACCCAGAGAAGCCTATCCGGGTGCTAGCCTTCAGGAGGGCAGATGGGGCCATGCAGTAGGGTGGGTGCCCCGTTTGAGGGGTGAGCACAGTTGGGGTAACCATCATTGTCTTTCGTAGAGCCGAGGCCTCTCCTGTCCGCGTCCTGGAATCACGTGAAGATGCTGTGGTGGCTTCTTGTCTTCTCCACTCTGGGTCTCGGGGCCTGGGGTGAGTTTTCTTCATTGGCTTAGAGAGTAACTAAGAAGGATCATCCTACAGTCTCATAACAAGAAATCTTCAAATGCCTGCCCTCCCTTAGGAGGCTGGTAGGAAgtcagagcaggaggaggagaacagCTTTGCATTTAGAGCACAGCACTTGGAGTCCGTAGACCTGGGTGCAAATCCTTGCCCTGCCTCCAGCAATGATTTTAAACAAGTTAGTCACCTCTTGAAAGCTTAATTTTCCCACCTGAAGCCTGAGATAAGGTTATGATCTATATTTATTGtgagaatagaatgggaaaatgcACTGGAAGGACTTAGCACTTGAGCAATGGGGCAATGATTCTATTTGCAATATTTTGTCAGCCTATGACTGGGgtttcggagaagacaatggcaccccactccagtactcttgcctggaaaatcccatggacggaggggcctcgtaggctgcagtccatggggtcgctaagagtcgggcacaactgagcgactttactttcacttttcactttcatgcattggagaaggaaatggcaagccactccagtgttcttgcctggagaatcccagggatgggggagcctcatgggctgccgtctatggggtcgcacagagtttgacacgactgaagcgacttagcagcagcagcagcatgactggGGTTTATGGTTGTCAGTAAGAGAAAGTTCCTTCAGGGTAGAAATCTGTTGAAATCCCCAAAGTCCCTCCCACAGGAGCATGGGCATAGCAAATGCCCCCAAAATCAATCCCAGAGGAACTAACTTGATTTGTGCAGGAAATTCCAGTCTCTTCTGTGTACAATCTGTCCCATTGCTTCCATTAGGCAAAATGCTTACAAGGAAAGACTGTGGTTTTGAAGAGCCTGGATGCATTTCCAggtggtttttgttgttgattttgcCAGTTGTATGTGGCTCATGAGAAAAGGACAATATTTCCGACCCCCTGCCCTTGTCTGTTTAACTAACTTCCTAGGTTACCTGGagctggtgttggagaaaaccaTGCCTCATGGTACTGCTGGAGGTGGTCCTCTGGCCCCAGAGGGGCTTTCTGAAAGGACTCAGAGTTCTGGGGAGGCAGAGGGTTGTGGAGAGGAGCCTGAGCCTCTGCCACGGAAAGGACTGGTACTGAGGGCTGATGCGAAATGGAATGTTCCTTTACAGGTGATTCCTCCTGGGATAAAATACAAGATAAACACCTGTCCGAGGGACTTCAGGACCTGCTTGGCAACATCTCCCAgctcattgaaaaagacaaaCGGGGTCTCAGTGGTGAGGAGGTTTGAGGACCAGCTGGGTTTCTCTTGGGACCAGGCACTTAATGGTGGGATGGGGTGGTTGGGGCTGAGACACAGGAACACCTGGGTGGGTTGTCTTAGGCCTtggcagggagagaagagaggggaaaggGGAAGTGGGAGTGCTGCTGGGACGGGCCAGAAACTCAGGAAGGGGAGGTGCAGTCTGTGCATTCAGGCCCCGCTAGCCTGAGGTTGGAGACTTGCACTTTGCCCTCAGGAGTCCTCAGACTGAAGGGGAGTCACTGGCCCTGCCTGGAGGGCTCCCCAGGTTGAGGAGGAAATGTCCCCACTCTGGGAGCGCTGGGAGCAGGGTGAAGGAAGCAGAGTCCCAGAAGAAACTGTCAGTGAGCTTGGAGCACATGGAGGGCAGAAGCGCTGGGGTGGAACTGAGAGGGGCCCCTGGGGGCTTTCCCTGGGGCAATGGTGACTCGAAAGGCTTCCTGgagcagagcagggagggacCCTCAACCAGAGAAGGTCATCCAGGTGTGGGGGCCAAGCACCTAGGCCGCTCTGGGCAGGCGCAGTCCCTGCATTGGAGTGAGTAGTGAAATGGAAACACGGAGGCAAGGAGAGGAGGCTGTGCCCGCCTGACCACAGAAGGCTCTTCTGCAGCCACCACGGGGCAGAACTGGCCTCAGCTGGTGCGTGTGGCCCAGGGGCCAAGGTGGCAACAGTGGAGCAGGGTGTGCCAAGTGACACCCGCCTGGCTTCCCTGCAGGCGTCTCCACCATGGTGTCTCGCAAGCAGTGGGGGGCAGACGCCACTGGCTGCAGTGCCCAGCTGGCCCTGCCGGTGGACTTCCTTGTCACGCACCACGTCCCTGGGCTGGCCTGTCAAAACCAGACCTCGTGCAGTCAGCGGCTGCGGGAGCTGCAGGGCCATCACGTGCGCAACGGCTGGTGTGACGTAGCCTACAAGTAAGAGGCCGGGCTGGGGGCGTGTGACCCAGCGCTCCTGAGGGTGCCTCCCTCACCCCTCTCTTCTCTGTTTCCCTCATTTTCTGGGTTGTGGTTGTAGCTGGTTAATAATGAATGCAATGAAAAAATATCCTATAAAATTCCAAAGCCTGGGAAATGGTCTGTGAGGTTCTTGACTTTGAGCTCTCTTAGAAGGAAGCAAGGAAGTTTTAAGTGATAACTCTACTTCCTGTTCGCCTCCTAATGGTTCACACAGCACCTCGCAGGTTAGGACTGGCTTCCCCGTATGTGGCTGCATGGGCGCATTTGCCCCCTGACAAAGTGTGAGGTTGGCTGGGTGGGTGTCACCATCTCCATGTTACAGGAGGGGGCACCAAGGAAGGGGATCAAGGTcacactgctgctaagttatATGGCCCAAGCTGACTCAGGATTGCCCCTTTACCCTCTGATCCTTCCACTGCAGTGCGTGTCGGGGCTTTCCCCTCAGTGAGGGAGGCATCCACGTCTTCCCCTGAGGGTCACTCTAGCAGGCCCTCCCAGTGCCCTGGACCAAGTTCCTCAGCCCACCTCTGACGTCAGTTCATCGTGGATGATTCCTGTGTGTGGGAATGGCTTCCCACCTCAAGAGCACCTGcatctctctgcttttctgctTCACGCTTTCATCCAAGCCCCTGACGGTGCACCCCCTGGAGGGCAGGCTTTGTGGCTAACTTCTTAGTCCCCAGCCCTCTGAAAAGGGCAATTTTAAGtacttttctccttggaaggTCACATGTCAAGGAGCGGGGTGCTGAGCCCCAGGCGTCCATGGGGAAGCCAACCCAATTCTTCACATGTTGTGGTGTTTCTTCCTGGCTCACTCCTCTGGCCCCTTCAGTCTGGCTTCTGGGGTCTCTTCCCAAATAAACTGACTGCGTCCACATCCTGTTTGAGGTGCTGCCTCCTGGGAAGTCTATGTAAGAGGTTACCCTAGCCGAGAGAAATCACACAAACAGCCTGTGTGGAGACCACAGACACACAGCATTTTGGAAGCAGGAGGAGAGCCATGTTTGAGGAAGTGGAGAGGCCGACAAGACTCTCACATTGTTTGGTTGGGTCTGGGGGAGCCTCTGGGTGGTAGCTCCAGGACTCCTTCCCTTTCACGTGTGCAGGATGATTTATACAAAACCCAGCATCTGAActggggatggggtgaggagcGTGGGAGTGGTCCTTCTAAAGATGAGTGTAAGTCACTTTGTCTATCCATTGTCTCGGATGAATCTACGCAAATTCCCTCTAATGAACTTGGTTTGGCCCTTCTCCCTTAGGAGGCTAGGTTGGGGTTCCTCTTGCAGGGGTGTGCCTGGGGCCAGCCACCAAGCCTGGATTTCCCTCTCCACAGCTTCCTGGTTGGGGACGATGGCAGGGTGTACGAAGGTGTTGGCTGGAATGTCCAAGGTGTGCACACCCAGGGCTACAACAATATTTCCCTGGGCCTCGCCTTCTTTGGCACCAGCAAAGGTAATGGTCACCCCCGCTGTCCTTCTCCATAGAGTTAGCTACTTCTTTGTCTCACACTGTCTCTCCACCCTCCTCACACCCTCTCCTGGAATTTTCTCCCCTAACTTTGGTGAACGGTCTTCCTCCCCCTGCTCTGgcttcctcccagcctcctcgCCCTCTGGCCACCCCTCAGGGAAGGCTCTCCATCCTTCCTCCTGCACCCTAGTTCTGCTCCCACTCTGGTCTTGGGAGGATCCGGGCTCCAACTCTCACTCTTGCATCAAAGACTAGAACACCTTCTCTCTAGCTCAGATGCTTCTGAAGCATCAGGCCTGGCTTCTGGCCAGCCACTTCctccttccatctctctctctctctctgagattttctgtgcaatttttaaaagccatgttGGGAttccaaacccaagtcccctTCACGGTCCTCTAGTCTTATTGCCACCCTGCCCACCTGCATCCCAACATACATCCACTGAATTTCTGAATGTTTACAGTTAataagtggcttccctggtgactcagtgataaagaactcacctgcaatgcaggagatgagggttcaattcctgggttgggaatatctcctggagaagggaatgacagcccattccagtattcttgcccatggacagaggagcctggcaggttacagtccatggggtctcaaaagagctggacatgattttgcgactaaataacaacacttTAGCAAAGCCTCTGCACGTCTAGTTTCTCATGGCCCCCTCCCAGTATCTTTTGATATGGCCCACATAAGTTTCATGACTACTATTAGAGTAGGTACAGCTTAAGTTTCAGAGAAAGTGACCCAGGTGATCGTAAGGAGAGGAATCAGAACACAAGCTCATCCCTTCCATTTCTGCTCCAGGGCGGCTTCCGGTTTGCCAGAGGAGTCTTGATGTTCAACTTGGTTGGTTTCTGTGACCACTCTTTGCCCCTGGGTGTTACCTTGTGAGCTGTGGGATCTTGAGCTCAGTTCTTCTTGGCAACCTCAAGTTCCTCTTTGTGAATAGTGGGGTTCATCATAGCATCTGCCTCACAGGCTTGATGTGAGGATTACAGTGGTCACTGCAGACAGAGAGGCTGGCACATGCCTGGAAGGGCCCTAGTGATGGGAAACCCTAATGCAGCCAGGGGGCATTAGTGAGCATGGGGCTGCCATTCAGCTCTTTCCCAGGGAGACAGATGAATGAAGTCTCGGTGGGTCTTTGGGAAAGGTCTTTCCAGTCACCAAAGCTCTGTCCAGGCAGACCCTTGAGTTCCAAGCTGTGCGACGCTCAGGATGAGCCtgttccccttcctcccccttcatCAGCTATGCGGGGGCTGGCAGGACATCTCGTCTTCCCCCACAACTCTGCAACTCAGGTCAGATTGAGGCTTCCTAAGGATCACTCTCTTCCAGGCCACAGCCCTAGCCCTGCCGCCCTGTCAGCCATGGAAGGTTTGATCTCCTCTGCTGTCCGCAAGGGCCACCTGTCACCCGTGTATGTTCAGCCACTCCTTGTGAAAGGCGAGAGCTGCCTGTCCCCTCAGCAGAATGCAAGTCTCAAGGAAGGTAAGACttccagtcttaaaaaaaaattttttttttgggcaGTGCTGcaaggcatatgagatcttagttccctgaccagggatcaaactcaggttgcCTTCCTTGGAAGTATGGAGTGTTAATCACTGAACCCCCAGGGAGGTCCCTAAGACCTTGAGTCTTActggacctccctcccattcaCTCCCACTCACTTCCAAATGTCATTGGATGTGACTTTTTCAGTCAGGCTCTCACTggagttgttctttttttttaaattattttttatctggtggaaaattgctttacaaatttttgttggtttctgccataagataatgtgaatcagtcataattatatatatccctccccaccccccagccctctAGTTCATCACAATGTGCCGGGCTGGGCTCTCTGAgttatttagcaacttcccactgTCTGTTTTACCGATgatggtgtatatatatcaatgctagtctctcaatttgtcccaccctcatCGTCCTCTGCTGTGtgtacaagtctgttctctactaggttcattagtaccattcctctagattccatatatatatgttactatATGATAcccatttttgtctttctgacttactttactctgtataagaAGCTCTAGCTTTATCCATCTCACTGCTACTGATTCAGATTCATTCCttgttatggctgaataatattccattgtgttaatGTACCacaaccttttttatttttttaatacaaactcatctgttgatggacatctaggttgcttccatgtcttggctgttgtaaatattgcttcagtgaacattggggtacttgtgtcttTTATAATTGTGGTTTTCttggggtatatgcccagtagtggaatttctgggtcatatggtagatttattcctagatttttaaggagtctccatactatTCCATTtgtcttccataatggctgtatctatttacattcccaccaacagtgcagcagagttcccttttctccataccttctccagcatttactgtttgtagattctGTGATGATGGCTATTCTTACTGGTATGAGTGATACATCACAggagttttgatttgtatttttctcataactagtgatgttgagcatcttttcatgtgtttatttcccatctgtctgtcttctttggagaaatgtctggcatttttttttaattgggttgcttctttttctgatattgagctgtatgagctgcttatgtaTTTTTGAGGTTAACCCTTTgtctggggaaacagtggaaacagtgtcagactttattttttggagctccaaaatcactgcagatggtgactgcagccatgaaattaaaagaaacttgctccttggaaggaaatttatgaccaacctagatagcatattaaaaaacagagacattactttgccaacaaaggtccatctagtcaaggctatggtttttccagcagtcatgtatggatgtgagagttggactataaagaaagctgagtactgaagaattgatgcttttgaactgtggtgttggagaagactcttgagagtcccttggactgcaaggagatccaaccagtccatcctaaaggaaataaatattcattggaaggactgatgttgaatctgaaactccaatactttggccacctgatgtgaagagctgactcatttgaaaagaccctgatgctgggaaagattgaaggcggaaggagaaaggggcaacagaggatgagatggttggatggcatcaccaactcaatggacatgagtttgagtaaactccgggagttggcgatggacagggaggcctggagtgctgcagtccatgtggtcacaaagagtcagacacgagtgagcgactgaactgaactgaactgaaccctttgtcagttgtttcgtttgcaattattttctcccattctgctgtttatcttttcatgttgtctagtttcctttgttgtgcaaaagcttttaagttttattagtttcctcttgtttatttttgtttttatttccattaatttaggaggtgggtcagaaaGAATCTTGCTgccatttatgtcaaagagtgtaccgtctatgttttcctctaagagcgttatagtttctggccttgcATTTatgcctttaatccattttgagtttatttttgtgtatgatgttaggaagtgttctaatttcattcttttacacgtagctgtccagttttcccagcaccacttattgaagaagctgtctttttcACTGGAGGCCTCTGATAGGCAACTGGTCACCCAATTCTCTGAAACATTAGGGCTGGCAAACCTTGAGAGGGACCCTCCAGGTCACCTACTTGCCCCTCAGATTCCTAGAATGATAGAGGCATGGCACTCTGCATAGTCTACATCAGttacttactgagcacctgcacGTCACTGAGGATGTATCAAGAGAGCAAACGCGCAACAGCAGTGCCCTCATGAAGTTTCCATCAAGATGGTAGAGAAACACAATAAGAACACAAGCAAGTGAAATAGTTGGTGTGATACATGGTGAAGTGGTGAAAAGTGCTATGAGGGAGAAAAAGCCTGGCGAGGGATAGGGTATACAAACACAAGGCACAAATGCACACCTTTCTGAATACAAAAATTATCAACAGAGCTGCATTAATAGACCAAAGAGCTTAAGGTATTACTTGTATTGACTTAAAGGAAGAGTTTAACATAATTCAAGGAAGATTAAAAGCAGATTTGGAGTTTAACAAGCAGCAACATCAAAACCAGGACAGTTAGaagggagtttcctggtggtccagtggttagggctctatgctttcactgctgggggtcccggtttgatccctggttagggaacttagatcccacaagccacatgatgTGGCCTAAACAAACAGTATAGTTAATAGGCACTATTCACCTTTTCTTGGacttaaatagaattttaaagaaaattggaaTTTTGTATTAGACCTTGGAGTGAATTTGGTCTCTGCCtttggatggtgtcatctgtcAGTATTAATAATTGCTTACACCGACAGAGTTTTGTGGACTACAAGTGATTCTTAAAGACATGTTTTCAGATGAAAATTCAATTGATTTCTCCAAAAAGACCttgttacacacatacatacacacacacgacaGTTGTTCAGATAAATAAGTATACTTTGCACTTGGGATAAAGCATCTGTGTCCCCTCAAGATCAACATTCCCATTGTCCTTTGGGTTCTGATTTTTGGGGTTGTAACTGGTGATTCTTAGCTCCTGCATCTTGAACGCAATTCCTGTTCCCTGATAGGCCACCAGGAGCTGCTGGGCTCTCCAGGTCCATAGTCATGGTCAGGGCAGGATGCCGAGAGGGTGGGCGGGATGTTCAGTAGTGAGGTGGGTGACCTGAGCGGGCACAATGAATCCTCACATCCATTTTTTGCCCCACCACAGCTTGTCCACTTATTGTCCAGCGGTCTGCTTGGGATGCCAGGGAGGCCCACTGCCCCAAGATGAACCAGCCGGCTCAGTACGTGATCATTATCCACACCGCGGGGCGAACCTGCAACAAGTCTGATGAATGCCGCGTGCTGGTCCAAGATATCCAGTCCTTCTGCATGGATAGATGGGAGTCGTGTGATATTGGGTACAAGTAAGTGTGCCTGAGGTCGTGAAGGCTTCTCTTCCCATGGGGATGGATACGGAGCCTGTGAAAGGAGTGGGAAGAggagctaatatttactgagagccCAGCATAGgagcggaaaaggcaatggcaacccactccagtactcttgtctggaaaatcctatggacagaggagcctggtaggctgccgtctatggggtcgcacagagtcgg
Proteins encoded in this region:
- the PGLYRP4 gene encoding peptidoglycan recognition protein 4; translated protein: MLWWLLVFSTLGLGAWGDSSWDKIQDKHLSEGLQDLLGNISQLIEKDKRGLSGVSTMVSRKQWGADATGCSAQLALPVDFLVTHHVPGLACQNQTSCSQRLRELQGHHVRNGWCDVAYNFLVGDDGRVYEGVGWNVQGVHTQGYNNISLGLAFFGTSKGHSPSPAALSAMEGLISSAVRKGHLSPVYVQPLLVKGESCLSPQQNASLKEACPLIVQRSAWDAREAHCPKMNQPAQYVIIIHTAGRTCNKSDECRVLVQDIQSFCMDRWESCDIGYNFLVGQDGIIYEGVGWSVQGSHTSGYNDIALGLAFMGTFSGSPPNAAALEAAQNLIQCSVVKGHLVPDYLLVGHSDVTNVLSPGRALYNIIKTWPHFRH